From Mycolicibacterium nivoides, a single genomic window includes:
- a CDS encoding TetR/AcrR family transcriptional regulator: protein MAPGLRERKKLDTRRALSDAALSLAFERGLENVTREDIANLAGVSLRTFTNYFAGKYDALAYRQQERMRRSIDMLRARPADEPLWTAITESVIKPLDADMADVYGVENALPTRQQLGEVRKLLMIPEIRDATFRGMAEEWVAVIAERTGTDPRRDMYPRLVAAIVRAVGDVAMDVYGNSDPPVSFTSLLRKGFAAVAAGLPEPGGKN, encoded by the coding sequence ATGGCACCCGGACTGCGAGAACGTAAGAAGCTCGATACCCGCAGGGCGCTGAGCGATGCGGCGCTGAGCCTGGCATTCGAGCGCGGCCTGGAGAACGTCACCCGCGAGGACATCGCCAACCTGGCCGGGGTCTCGCTGCGCACGTTCACCAACTACTTCGCCGGCAAATACGACGCACTGGCCTACCGGCAGCAGGAACGCATGCGGCGCAGTATCGACATGCTGCGCGCGCGCCCCGCCGACGAGCCGCTGTGGACGGCCATCACCGAATCGGTGATCAAACCGTTGGACGCCGACATGGCCGACGTCTACGGTGTGGAGAACGCACTGCCGACCCGTCAGCAGCTTGGCGAGGTTCGAAAATTGCTGATGATCCCGGAGATTCGCGACGCCACCTTCCGGGGGATGGCCGAGGAATGGGTGGCGGTGATCGCCGAGCGGACCGGCACCGATCCGCGGCGCGATATGTACCCGCGACTCGTCGCCGCCATCGTACGGGCGGTCGGCGATGTCGCGATGGACGTCTACGGAAACTCCGATCCACCAGTGTCTTTCACGTCACTGCTGCGCAAAGGGTTCGCGGCGGTGGCCGCGGGCCTGCCTGAACCGGGAGGGAAGAATTGA
- the erm gene encoding 23S ribosomal RNA methyltransferase Erm gives MSSTHHGRHEYGQNFLCDRRVVADIVKIVARTTGPIVEIGAGDGALTLPLQRLDRPLTAIEIDRRRARRLADRTSAEVVSTDFLRYRLPQTPHVVVGNLPFHLTTAILRRLWYGPGWTDAVLLMQWEVARRRAAVGGATMMTAQWWPWFEFGLARKVSAESFRPRPGVDAGLLTITRRDEPLIPCAERRRYQALVHQVFTGRGRGLAQILRPQVDRRWLQANGIHPSALPRDLSAQQWAALFAAVS, from the coding sequence GTGTCTTCAACCCATCACGGCCGGCATGAGTACGGCCAGAATTTCCTGTGCGACCGTCGAGTGGTCGCCGATATCGTCAAAATCGTCGCGCGCACAACAGGTCCCATTGTCGAGATCGGTGCCGGCGACGGCGCGCTGACCCTGCCGCTGCAACGGCTGGACCGGCCGCTGACCGCCATCGAGATCGACCGCCGGAGGGCCAGACGACTCGCGGACCGAACCTCGGCCGAGGTGGTCAGTACCGACTTCCTGCGGTACCGGCTACCCCAGACGCCGCACGTGGTGGTGGGCAACCTGCCTTTCCACCTGACCACCGCGATCCTGCGGCGGCTGTGGTACGGCCCGGGATGGACCGACGCCGTACTGCTGATGCAGTGGGAGGTGGCCCGGCGGCGGGCCGCCGTCGGCGGGGCCACCATGATGACGGCACAGTGGTGGCCGTGGTTCGAGTTCGGTTTGGCACGAAAGGTTTCCGCTGAGTCCTTTCGACCACGCCCCGGCGTGGACGCCGGGCTGCTGACCATCACGCGCCGTGATGAGCCGTTGATCCCGTGCGCCGAGCGTCGCCGGTATCAGGCGTTGGTACACCAGGTGTTCACCGGGCGGGGCCGCGGCCTGGCGCAGATCCTGAGGCCTCAGGTAGATCGGCGGTGGTTGCAGGCCAATGGAATTCATCCATCGGCGTTGCCAAGGGACTTGTCCGCCCAACAGTGGGCGGCGTTGTTCGCCGCCGTCAGTTAG
- a CDS encoding DUF3017 domain-containing protein, translating to MTVNEFVRKVFAGQWPILVVGLIFIAAFVLVVAGYWRRGALFIGIGVGVAAALRLALTDDRAGLLVVRSRTIDFATTATVSAAVLYIAWTIDPLGTS from the coding sequence GTGACAGTGAACGAGTTCGTCCGCAAGGTGTTCGCCGGACAGTGGCCGATCCTGGTGGTCGGGCTGATCTTCATCGCGGCGTTCGTCTTGGTGGTGGCGGGCTATTGGCGCCGCGGCGCACTGTTCATCGGAATCGGGGTGGGGGTGGCGGCAGCGCTGCGGCTCGCGCTGACCGACGACCGGGCGGGTCTGCTCGTGGTGCGCTCGCGGACCATCGACTTCGCCACCACCGCGACGGTGAGCGCAGCGGTGCTCTACATCGCCTGGACCATCGACCCGCTGGGCACCAGCTAA
- a CDS encoding bifunctional methylenetetrahydrofolate dehydrogenase/methenyltetrahydrofolate cyclohydrolase, giving the protein MGSIVLDGKATRDEIFVDLKQRVAKLAEAGRTPGLGTVLVGDDPGSQAYVRGKHADCAKVGINSIRRDLPADITQAQLDETIDELNANPECTGYIVQLPLPKHLDENAALERIDPAKDADGLHPTNLGRLVLGKEAPLPCTPRGIVHLLRRFDVPIAGAHVVVIGRGVTVGRPMGLLLTRRSENATVTLCHTGTRDLPALTRQADIIIAAVGVPHMVTADMVKPGAAVVDVGVSRVDGKLTGDVAPDVWDVAGHVSPNPGGVGPLTRAFLLSNVVELEESKLA; this is encoded by the coding sequence GTGGGTTCCATTGTGTTGGACGGTAAGGCGACGCGCGACGAGATCTTCGTCGACCTCAAGCAGCGTGTAGCGAAGTTGGCCGAAGCCGGCCGGACACCCGGTCTCGGGACCGTGCTGGTCGGTGACGACCCCGGGTCGCAGGCCTACGTGCGCGGCAAGCACGCCGACTGCGCAAAGGTCGGGATCAACTCGATCCGCCGCGACCTTCCCGCCGACATCACGCAGGCCCAGCTCGACGAGACGATCGACGAGCTCAATGCCAACCCGGAGTGCACGGGCTACATCGTGCAGCTGCCGCTGCCCAAGCATCTGGACGAGAACGCCGCGCTGGAGCGTATCGATCCGGCCAAGGATGCCGACGGTCTGCACCCGACGAACCTCGGTCGGCTGGTGCTCGGCAAGGAAGCGCCGCTGCCCTGCACTCCGCGCGGCATCGTGCATCTGCTGCGCCGGTTCGACGTGCCGATCGCCGGGGCGCATGTCGTGGTGATCGGACGTGGGGTCACCGTCGGCCGGCCGATGGGCCTGCTGCTCACCCGGCGTTCGGAGAACGCCACCGTCACGCTCTGCCATACCGGCACCCGGGATCTGCCCGCGCTGACCCGTCAGGCCGACATCATCATCGCCGCTGTCGGTGTGCCGCACATGGTCACCGCGGACATGGTCAAGCCTGGTGCGGCCGTCGTCGACGTCGGCGTGAGCCGGGTGGACGGCAAGCTGACCGGTGACGTCGCGCCCGACGTCTGGGACGTGGCCGGGCATGTGTCGCCCAACCCCGGTGGGGTGGGACCGCTGACGCGCGCGTTCCTGCTGAGCAATGTCGTCGAGCTCGAAGAGTCGAAACTGGCGTGA
- a CDS encoding NADH:flavin oxidoreductase: MNTQPNVFTDVFSEAKLGPVTLRNRIIKAATFEASTPDALVTEDLINYHRLPAAGGVGMTTVAYCAVAPGGRTDGWQIWMRPEAVPGLTKLTETIHAEGAAISAQIGHAGPVANSRTNKAPALAPVRFFNPLSMRFARKASIDDIRDVTEAHANAARLAIDSGFDAVEVHLGHNYLASSFLSPLINRRTDEFGGSLENRAKVARGVVRAVRDAVDKHGDRKIAVIAKLNMSDGVRGGIPIDESLQTAKWLEEDGGLDAIELTAGSSLVNPMYLFRGGAPVKEFAANFKPPISWGIRMSGNKFFREYPYHEAYLMRDAEKFRAELSMPIILLGGITNRETMDRAMAAGFEFIAMGRALLAEPDLLNRIQAEKDNDGQGRVLSKCTHCNMCMPTIYSHTHCVVTGAPDSLVSE; this comes from the coding sequence ATGAACACCCAGCCCAATGTGTTCACTGATGTTTTCAGTGAGGCCAAGCTCGGCCCCGTGACGCTGCGCAACCGCATCATCAAGGCCGCCACCTTCGAAGCGTCCACGCCTGATGCGCTGGTCACGGAGGATTTGATCAACTACCACCGGCTGCCCGCGGCCGGCGGTGTCGGCATGACCACCGTCGCCTACTGCGCGGTGGCCCCCGGCGGCCGCACCGACGGCTGGCAGATCTGGATGCGGCCCGAGGCCGTTCCCGGACTGACCAAACTGACCGAGACCATCCATGCCGAGGGCGCCGCCATCAGTGCCCAGATCGGCCATGCCGGGCCGGTCGCCAACTCGCGCACCAACAAGGCCCCCGCACTGGCGCCGGTCCGGTTCTTCAACCCGCTGTCGATGCGGTTTGCCAGGAAGGCCTCGATCGACGACATCCGCGACGTCACCGAAGCGCACGCCAACGCCGCACGGCTGGCCATCGACTCTGGCTTCGACGCGGTCGAGGTACACCTCGGCCACAACTACCTGGCCAGCTCGTTCCTGTCCCCGCTCATCAACCGGCGCACCGACGAGTTCGGCGGATCGCTGGAGAACCGGGCCAAGGTCGCCCGTGGAGTCGTGCGCGCGGTGCGCGACGCCGTCGACAAGCACGGCGACCGGAAGATCGCCGTCATCGCCAAACTGAACATGAGCGACGGTGTCCGCGGCGGCATCCCGATCGACGAGTCGCTGCAGACGGCGAAGTGGCTCGAGGAGGACGGCGGCCTGGACGCCATCGAGCTCACCGCGGGCAGCTCGCTGGTCAACCCGATGTACCTGTTCCGCGGCGGCGCGCCGGTCAAGGAGTTCGCCGCGAACTTCAAACCCCCGATCAGCTGGGGCATCCGGATGAGCGGCAACAAGTTCTTCCGCGAGTACCCGTATCACGAGGCGTATCTGATGCGCGACGCCGAGAAGTTCCGTGCCGAGCTGAGCATGCCGATCATCCTGCTGGGCGGCATCACCAACCGCGAGACGATGGACCGGGCGATGGCGGCGGGCTTCGAGTTCATCGCGATGGGGCGCGCGCTGCTCGCCGAGCCGGATCTGCTCAACCGGATCCAGGCCGAAAAAGACAACGACGGTCAAGGCCGTGTCTTGTCCAAGTGCACGCACTGCAACATGTGCATGCCGACGATCTACAGCCACACTCACTGCGTGGTGACGGGAGCCCCGGACTCACTCGTGAGCGAATAG
- a CDS encoding diphosphate--fructose-6-phosphate 1-phosphotransferase, whose product MVGNPSDTMVTYRYVRVGLVALVMFLLTSLALTWAHSCPQGSISAFFYTRTHAVFLASLCAIGICLIAYKGSRVGEDALLNYSGFMAFIVALVPTGPDDLCRPWLPSVTDPFGGVANNVAALFVAVVVGTGMYLALGRWRRPQEPPVASIPSCDEAATLWKTIATVLLRVEKWLPAALLVIAIAGAPLMLWDWFAQHAHVIAAVAMFLAITLVAVYHACYARAAVRQHLARFYATIAALMLTTVVAGVVLLILGWHFGVITVELILIVLFAVFWAVQTWDVWDAQDRYPAEAVPTLANATP is encoded by the coding sequence ATGGTCGGCAACCCCAGCGACACGATGGTCACCTACCGGTACGTGCGGGTAGGCCTGGTCGCGCTGGTGATGTTTCTGTTGACCTCACTGGCGTTGACGTGGGCGCACAGTTGCCCGCAGGGATCGATCAGCGCGTTCTTCTACACCCGTACCCACGCGGTGTTCCTGGCCTCGCTGTGCGCGATCGGCATCTGTCTGATCGCGTACAAGGGCAGCCGGGTGGGTGAGGATGCGCTGTTGAACTACTCCGGCTTCATGGCGTTCATCGTCGCCCTGGTGCCCACCGGCCCCGACGACCTGTGCCGGCCATGGCTTCCCAGCGTGACCGACCCGTTCGGCGGTGTCGCGAACAACGTCGCCGCATTGTTCGTGGCCGTCGTCGTCGGCACCGGGATGTACCTGGCGCTCGGCCGCTGGCGGCGTCCGCAAGAGCCACCTGTCGCGTCGATCCCGTCCTGCGACGAGGCCGCCACCCTGTGGAAGACCATCGCCACCGTGCTGCTTCGGGTCGAAAAATGGCTTCCGGCAGCGCTGTTGGTCATCGCCATCGCCGGCGCCCCGCTGATGTTGTGGGACTGGTTCGCCCAGCACGCTCACGTGATCGCCGCGGTGGCGATGTTCCTGGCCATCACGCTGGTGGCGGTCTACCACGCGTGCTACGCCCGGGCTGCCGTGCGCCAGCACCTGGCCCGGTTCTACGCGACCATCGCCGCGCTCATGCTGACCACCGTGGTGGCCGGCGTCGTGCTGCTGATTCTCGGATGGCACTTCGGCGTGATCACCGTCGAACTCATCCTCATCGTGCTGTTCGCGGTGTTCTGGGCCGTGCAGACCTGGGACGTCTGGGACGCCCAGGACCGCTACCCGGCGGAAGCCGTTCCCACGCTGGCCAACGCCACGCCGTAA
- a CDS encoding PQQ-binding-like beta-propeller repeat protein yields MGSEGSQKTADRVLGVLRLLGTVLAGAAVVLLVWAAALGAWARLVAPRSAGEGSWYVIGLHRWGEALPNRMALVVVVIAVVAIAAMAYSVWRGQTGRDLAATPAGAAGVAAVLVIAYVSQGIPAFYRTAMTNSPVTAALPAGMAAWWLCLAGAAATFLAARAFPRLDRGAVKLLAVGAAIAVVVAAVVTVGALRAGDDGRFVDAATAAATDAPAVPTALGKRTFTVSVPDAFVDKGVPTYDIGSAGAGFAVYRDGRITAYGPDGKERWHYARTGPGDVGVTGMRVLDNGATVLAFIDGGLVGLDAITGQQLWMGADAALQEAARGRFRLASGPFIVGWNDERIWTRFDGRTGRALWSVPAPHPGCGIVEPVVTTAGVVSTVQCQDGKVWLSVLDPETGQIGWDTVLTERKIDPAVPIEQRYLKLGARPANGVGVFVSVAGSGAPDSALYADIVHRTVTPLPADGRPAESYGPSEDFVVWYLTDRTTRLTLFGPDGHQRCQVPDGVEPVRVNVPSLRVDQPAFVTFPDTLLLADRGARGAAGSLRGFDAKTCAQTATVPAESVEGLIPAPGAVLVLRRDGQTLQIDGYTA; encoded by the coding sequence ATGGGTTCTGAAGGGTCGCAGAAGACGGCCGACCGGGTGCTCGGCGTGCTGCGTCTACTCGGCACGGTGCTGGCCGGTGCGGCGGTGGTGTTGTTGGTGTGGGCCGCGGCGCTGGGTGCATGGGCGCGGCTGGTCGCGCCGCGCAGCGCGGGGGAGGGCTCCTGGTATGTGATCGGCCTGCACCGCTGGGGCGAGGCCCTGCCCAACCGCATGGCGCTGGTGGTCGTGGTGATCGCGGTGGTGGCGATCGCAGCCATGGCCTACAGCGTCTGGCGCGGGCAGACCGGCCGTGATCTGGCGGCCACCCCGGCGGGCGCGGCGGGCGTGGCGGCGGTGCTGGTCATCGCCTACGTCTCGCAGGGCATCCCGGCGTTCTACCGGACGGCGATGACCAATTCGCCGGTCACCGCGGCACTGCCCGCCGGGATGGCGGCGTGGTGGTTGTGCCTTGCCGGGGCGGCGGCGACGTTCCTCGCGGCGCGGGCATTCCCTCGGCTGGACCGCGGTGCGGTGAAGTTGCTGGCTGTGGGTGCGGCGATCGCCGTCGTGGTTGCCGCGGTGGTGACCGTGGGGGCGTTGCGCGCCGGTGATGACGGGCGCTTCGTCGATGCGGCGACGGCGGCAGCTACTGATGCGCCGGCGGTGCCCACCGCGTTGGGGAAGCGGACGTTCACGGTGTCGGTGCCCGACGCGTTCGTCGACAAAGGCGTCCCGACATACGACATCGGTTCTGCTGGTGCCGGTTTCGCGGTGTACCGGGACGGCCGCATCACGGCCTACGGCCCCGACGGCAAGGAGCGCTGGCACTACGCGCGGACCGGGCCCGGCGATGTGGGCGTCACCGGGATGCGGGTGCTCGACAACGGCGCCACGGTCTTGGCGTTCATCGACGGCGGGCTGGTCGGCCTGGACGCCATCACCGGGCAGCAGTTGTGGATGGGTGCGGACGCGGCCCTTCAGGAAGCGGCCCGTGGGCGTTTTCGTTTGGCGTCCGGGCCGTTCATCGTCGGGTGGAACGACGAGCGCATCTGGACCCGGTTTGACGGCCGGACGGGCCGCGCTTTGTGGAGCGTGCCTGCCCCGCATCCCGGGTGCGGCATTGTCGAACCCGTCGTGACCACCGCGGGAGTGGTGTCGACAGTCCAATGTCAGGACGGCAAGGTCTGGTTGAGTGTGCTCGATCCCGAAACCGGGCAAATCGGCTGGGACACAGTGCTGACGGAGCGAAAGATCGACCCGGCGGTGCCGATCGAACAGCGCTACCTCAAACTCGGGGCCAGGCCGGCCAACGGTGTCGGAGTCTTCGTTTCAGTGGCTGGTTCCGGTGCGCCGGACAGTGCGCTGTATGCCGACATCGTTCACCGCACTGTGACCCCGTTACCGGCCGACGGGCGACCCGCTGAATCGTACGGTCCCAGTGAGGATTTCGTGGTGTGGTACCTGACGGATCGGACCACCCGGCTGACCCTGTTCGGACCCGACGGGCATCAGCGGTGCCAGGTTCCCGACGGTGTCGAACCCGTTCGGGTCAACGTGCCGAGCCTACGCGTCGATCAACCTGCCTTTGTCACGTTCCCTGACACCCTGCTTCTTGCCGACCGCGGCGCCCGGGGTGCCGCGGGATCGCTGCGCGGTTTCGACGCGAAGACCTGCGCTCAGACCGCGACGGTGCCTGCCGAATCGGTAGAGGGTCTGATACCGGCCCCGGGTGCGGTGCTGGTGTTGCGGCGCGACGGGCAGACGCTGCAGATCGACGGGTACACCGCCTAG
- a CDS encoding FHA domain-containing protein, whose protein sequence is MSPALTVRYDGSTRTFAPGNDVVIGRDLRADVRIAHPLISRAHLVLRFDQGRWIAIDNGSLNGMYANGRRVPSIDIHDGQVVNIGNPDGPQVTFEVGRHQGSVGRTPTAAVPIGNRPSGAWPTQAAAPGRPPYGQPPVPQRPGYSSGPQPRYPTPPTGYPSGPQGGYPSGPQSGYPSGPQAYQSQPVRTPAPANPAQAPTTMGPAATSDRGSSEAGGNIATSMMKILRPGRTAPAPAGAVKIGRATDNDIVIPDVLASRHHATLIPLTGGTEIRDERSINGTFVNGARVDSAILHDGDVVTIGNVDLVFSGGTLVRRSETEADTRTGGLEVRGLTWTIEGNKTLLDNISVAARPGTLTAVIGPSGAGKSTFAKQVAGYTHPTSGTITFEGHDVHAEYASLRSRIGMVPQDDVVHGQLTVRQALMYAAELRLPPDTTKEDREQVVMQVLEELEMTKHLDTRVDKLSGGQRKRASVALELLTGPSLLILDEPTSGLDPALDRQVMTMLRQLADAGRVVLVVTHSLTYLDVCDQVLLLAPGGKTAFCGPPDQIGPELGTTNWADIFSTVAGDPAEANRRYLARTGPAPVAEPSSAQPGDLGEPAKTSLFRQLSTIARRQVRLIVSDRGYTAFLLMLPFIMGVLSLSVPGDVGFGLPVPAVQGGEAPNEPGQILVMLNVGAIFMGTALTIRALIGEQAIFRREQAVGLSTTAYLLAKIAVFAVFAVVQSAIVTVITIVGKGWGPGAVDSGAFIGGRNLELFIDISMTCVASAMVGLALSALARSAEQIMPLLVVTVMSQLVFSGGMIPVTDRVVLDQLSWITPARWGFAASASTIDLTRLVPPPLLPADSHWKHTPTVWLINIGILVLLCIIYTGFVRWRIRLKAG, encoded by the coding sequence ATGAGCCCTGCGCTGACCGTTCGTTACGACGGATCGACCCGTACCTTTGCCCCGGGCAACGATGTCGTCATCGGCCGAGACCTCCGCGCCGACGTCCGCATCGCCCACCCGCTGATCTCGCGTGCCCACCTGGTGCTGCGCTTCGACCAAGGTCGATGGATCGCGATCGACAACGGCAGCCTCAATGGCATGTACGCCAACGGCCGCCGGGTGCCCTCGATCGACATCCACGACGGCCAGGTCGTCAACATCGGCAACCCGGACGGACCACAGGTGACCTTCGAGGTCGGACGTCACCAGGGCTCCGTCGGCCGGACACCGACCGCGGCGGTACCCATCGGGAACCGGCCCAGCGGTGCGTGGCCCACTCAGGCGGCGGCCCCCGGGCGTCCGCCGTACGGTCAGCCACCGGTGCCCCAGCGTCCCGGTTACTCGTCGGGCCCGCAGCCGCGCTACCCGACCCCGCCGACCGGGTATCCGAGCGGCCCTCAGGGCGGCTACCCGAGCGGACCGCAATCGGGATATCCCAGCGGCCCCCAGGCGTACCAGTCGCAACCGGTCCGTACCCCGGCCCCGGCGAACCCGGCCCAGGCACCGACCACGATGGGACCGGCCGCCACCTCGGACCGCGGCAGCAGTGAGGCCGGCGGCAACATCGCGACCAGCATGATGAAGATCCTGCGGCCCGGGCGCACGGCCCCGGCGCCGGCAGGTGCGGTGAAGATCGGCCGCGCGACCGACAACGACATCGTCATCCCCGACGTGCTGGCCTCACGTCATCACGCCACGTTGATCCCGCTGACCGGCGGCACCGAGATCCGCGACGAGCGCAGCATCAACGGCACCTTCGTCAACGGCGCGCGGGTGGACAGCGCGATCCTGCACGACGGTGACGTGGTCACCATCGGCAATGTCGACCTGGTGTTCAGCGGCGGCACCCTGGTCCGCCGCAGCGAGACCGAGGCCGATACCCGCACCGGCGGCCTCGAGGTGCGCGGCCTGACCTGGACCATCGAGGGCAACAAGACGCTGCTCGACAACATCTCCGTAGCCGCCCGGCCCGGCACGCTCACCGCGGTGATCGGCCCGTCGGGTGCCGGCAAGTCGACGTTCGCCAAACAGGTCGCCGGCTACACACATCCGACCAGCGGCACCATCACCTTCGAGGGCCACGACGTCCACGCCGAGTACGCCTCGCTGCGTTCCCGGATCGGCATGGTCCCGCAGGACGACGTGGTGCACGGTCAGCTCACCGTCCGGCAGGCGCTGATGTACGCCGCCGAACTGCGGCTGCCGCCCGACACCACCAAGGAAGACCGCGAACAGGTCGTCATGCAGGTGCTCGAGGAACTCGAGATGACCAAGCACCTCGACACCCGCGTCGACAAGCTGTCCGGCGGGCAGCGCAAGCGCGCCTCGGTCGCCCTCGAACTGCTGACCGGACCGTCGCTGCTCATCCTCGACGAGCCCACCTCGGGCCTGGATCCGGCGCTCGACCGTCAGGTGATGACGATGCTGCGCCAGCTGGCCGACGCCGGCCGCGTGGTGCTCGTCGTCACGCACTCGCTGACCTACCTCGACGTGTGCGATCAGGTGCTGCTGCTGGCCCCCGGTGGTAAGACCGCCTTCTGCGGTCCGCCCGACCAGATCGGCCCCGAGCTCGGCACCACCAACTGGGCCGACATCTTCAGCACCGTCGCGGGCGATCCGGCCGAGGCCAACCGGCGCTACCTGGCCCGCACCGGCCCGGCACCCGTGGCCGAGCCGTCGTCGGCACAGCCCGGCGATCTGGGCGAGCCGGCCAAGACCAGCTTGTTCCGGCAGCTGTCCACGATCGCCCGCCGACAAGTCCGGCTGATCGTGTCCGACCGCGGCTACACCGCGTTCCTGCTGATGCTGCCGTTCATCATGGGCGTGCTGTCGCTGTCGGTGCCCGGTGATGTCGGGTTCGGTCTACCCGTGCCGGCCGTCCAGGGCGGCGAGGCGCCCAACGAGCCGGGCCAGATCCTGGTGATGCTCAACGTGGGTGCGATCTTCATGGGCACCGCGCTGACCATCCGGGCGCTGATCGGCGAGCAGGCGATCTTCCGTCGCGAGCAGGCGGTCGGCCTGTCGACGACGGCCTACCTGCTGGCGAAGATCGCGGTGTTCGCGGTGTTCGCGGTGGTCCAGTCGGCCATCGTCACGGTGATCACGATCGTCGGAAAGGGCTGGGGCCCGGGCGCTGTCGACAGCGGGGCCTTCATCGGCGGCCGCAACCTGGAGTTGTTCATCGACATCTCCATGACGTGTGTGGCCTCGGCGATGGTGGGCCTGGCCCTGTCGGCGCTGGCCCGCTCGGCCGAACAGATCATGCCGCTGCTGGTGGTGACCGTCATGAGCCAGCTGGTGTTCTCGGGCGGCATGATCCCGGTGACCGACCGCGTCGTGCTCGATCAGCTGTCCTGGATCACCCCGGCACGCTGGGGCTTCGCGGCCTCCGCATCGACCATCGACCTGACCCGTCTGGTGCCGCCGCCGCTGCTGCCCGCAGATTCGCATTGGAAGCACACCCCGACGGTGTGGCTGATCAACATCGGCATCCTGGTGCTGCTCTGCATCATCTACACCGGATTCGTTCGCTGGCGGATCCGCCTCAAGGCCGGCTGA
- a CDS encoding pentapeptide repeat-containing protein: MVADETAWADREFTGHDFREEDLSRLRTERVVFTECDFSGVDMSESQHFGSAFRNCTFRRATLWHSAFTNCSLLGSVFTECRLRPIKIVESDLTLAVLGGCDLRGVDLSDCRMREASLVGVDLRKAVLRQADLTGARVQDAKLDEADLRGARVDPTFWTTAKLRGAKIDIAQALAYSAAHGLDVHGG, translated from the coding sequence GTGGTAGCTGACGAAACCGCCTGGGCGGACAGGGAATTCACCGGTCACGATTTCCGTGAGGAAGACCTGAGCCGGTTGCGCACCGAGCGTGTGGTGTTCACCGAGTGCGACTTCAGCGGTGTGGACATGTCCGAGTCGCAGCATTTCGGCTCGGCGTTCCGCAACTGCACGTTTCGCCGCGCCACGCTGTGGCACAGCGCGTTCACCAACTGCAGCCTGCTGGGATCGGTGTTCACCGAGTGCCGGCTGCGGCCCATCAAGATCGTGGAGTCGGACCTGACCCTGGCTGTGCTCGGCGGCTGCGATCTGCGCGGCGTCGACCTGTCGGACTGCCGGATGCGTGAGGCCAGCCTGGTCGGGGTGGACCTGCGCAAGGCGGTGCTACGGCAGGCGGACCTGACCGGGGCACGGGTGCAGGACGCCAAGCTCGACGAGGCCGATCTGCGCGGCGCCCGCGTCGACCCCACCTTCTGGACCACCGCGAAGCTGCGCGGCGCCAAGATCGACATCGCCCAGGCGCTGGCCTACTCGGCCGCGCACGGTCTCGACGTCCACGGCGGATAA
- a CDS encoding GTP-binding protein has protein sequence MAYEHSEPRSASGGGAPRRGAASTKIVISGGFGAGKTTFVGAVSEIMPLRTEALVTNVSEGVDALDGTPDKRTTTVAMDFGRITLDEDLVLYLFGTPGQRRFWFMWDDLVRGAIGAIILVDVRRLQDSFAAVDFFEARKLPFIVAVNEFDDAPKHPTQAVRKALALPEHIPVVAVDARDRNSAKAALIAVTEYSLSTLSALPG, from the coding sequence GTGGCCTACGAGCACTCTGAACCCCGCTCGGCCTCCGGCGGTGGCGCCCCCCGACGTGGGGCCGCCTCGACGAAGATCGTCATTTCTGGCGGGTTCGGGGCAGGGAAGACGACATTCGTCGGCGCGGTCTCCGAAATCATGCCGCTGCGCACAGAAGCGTTGGTCACCAACGTGTCTGAGGGCGTCGACGCCCTGGACGGTACCCCGGACAAGCGCACCACCACAGTAGCGATGGACTTCGGCCGGATCACGCTGGACGAGGATCTGGTGCTGTACCTGTTCGGCACACCCGGGCAGCGCCGGTTCTGGTTCATGTGGGACGACCTGGTCCGTGGCGCCATCGGTGCGATCATCCTGGTCGACGTGCGCCGCCTGCAGGACAGCTTCGCCGCGGTCGACTTCTTCGAGGCACGCAAGCTGCCCTTCATCGTCGCGGTCAACGAGTTCGACGATGCGCCAAAGCATCCCACTCAGGCGGTGCGCAAGGCCCTGGCGCTGCCGGAGCACATCCCGGTGGTGGCCGTGGATGCCCGCGATCGCAACTCGGCCAAGGCCGCGCTGATCGCGGTCACCGAGTACTCGCTGAGCACGCTTTCCGCGTTGCCTGGCTGA
- a CDS encoding DUF742 domain-containing protein, whose translation MDEPETTDRPSLVRPYTLTAGRTDSRVHLPLEAPIQKTDTTREPRWTGHDVRAQIVELCTGSPSVAEIAAHLSLPLGVARVLIGDLVTQGYLRVEATLDDSASFDERRELIGRTLRGLRAL comes from the coding sequence GTGGACGAACCGGAAACTACTGACCGTCCGAGTCTGGTGCGGCCGTACACGCTTACGGCCGGCCGCACCGACTCGCGCGTGCACCTTCCGCTGGAAGCACCGATACAAAAAACCGACACGACACGTGAACCGCGCTGGACTGGGCACGATGTGCGCGCACAGATCGTAGAGTTGTGCACCGGCAGTCCTTCGGTTGCCGAGATTGCCGCTCATTTATCTCTCCCGCTCGGCGTGGCGCGCGTGCTGATCGGGGACTTGGTGACGCAGGGTTATCTACGGGTGGAAGCCACCCTTGATGACTCGGCTAGCTTCGACGAACGCCGCGAATTGATTGGAAGGACCCTGCGTGGCCTACGAGCACTCTGA